GCCGCCGGCCCCGACTGCCTCCTCCTCAACTTCGCCGTCGAGCCCTTCTACGGCGTGAACTCCGCCGTCGACCCGCACGAGAGCTACCTCATCGTGGCGCGCCAGTTCCGCACGGCAGGAGTCCAGCAGCAGGGCCACGCGGCCACATTCTCCGGCGAGCGCATCCCTGGGCGCGGAGCCGACCGCATGCCCGTCATCTACAACATCGAGAGCATCGGCCTCGTCTCCTTCTACCACGGCGACtacatggtggcggagctccaggTTGACAAAGGCAGCGAGGGGAGTGCGAAGCTCTTCTGCTTTCGCACCGGCGGCGACCGGTGGATCCAGAAGGATCTGATCTACCCCTCGCACTTTGCCGACGAGGACAGGGAGTGGATTCCCGCCGGCGTGGTCGCCCAGAAGACGACGCTATCGTGGTTCGACCTCTCGTGGGGGCTCCTTAGCTGCGACCCCTTCGTCGCTGACCCGGTGCTGCTCTTCCACAAACTCCCGGAGGACCGCGCAGTACCGAACAAGGCCCGGCCTGACGTCCACACCCACCGCTGCGTCACGGTGAGCCGCCGCGTGCTGCGCTATGTCGAGATCATCCCTGAGGACAGCGGCGGCTGCCACAACAAGGAAGCAGCGACGGTGTCCATGTGGACGCGGATCGCCACTCCGGCTGGGTGGGACTGGGAGAAGAAGTACGCGAAGAGCTTCGAGGACATGTGGAACGACGACACCTACAAGGAGACCCGACTGCCGAGGAAGGTCCCCGGGCTCTGTGCCGTGTGCCCGTCGAACCCCGATCTGGTCTacttctcgctggagcaagagCAGCGCCTCTTCGGCGTCGACGTGCCCGCGGGCAAAGTCGTGCAGGTCGCCGACAGGGCCTACGAGCTGATGAACATGCCTTGGCCGGTGACTGCCTCCTGCCGCTACGTCCAGGCTTGGAACCTGCCACCTTGGGTTGCCATAGGTATATTCAACCACTCATTTCTCCAACTCTGCTATGGCTCTACGCTTGTCTGCACATCAGTTCAGATTTTGAGTTTCCGATGTGTGATGATGCATGGTCTGATTGATTGTGGCCTTGTAGTTAGCTGAGTAGGTGCGTTTCGCAGTAACAAATCTAATCACGAATCCAGCTTTATTTGCATAAATCCTCAATCATTTCGTGTTTGCGTTTGTTTTCTTTTACTTCCGCATGCCCTGTTTCAGGAGGTAGGTAGCCCAATGGTCCAATGAACAGTACGGTACCTTGCTTAGTACTATCAACTATCAAGTTTTAGTTGAGTATTGCTTTGCATTGATAATTGTTAATCAGCTTCTGGTCGTGTAACTatatctcatatctgcatatcaATATGCAATCATTTTTCATTTACCAGTAGTTTGTCATTCTAATTAAAAATTTCTAGTATGGCTTACTATACTGCTTTGCTTTTGCATGAGCTTGCCAATGTATCATGTATCTGAGTTGTCAGTTGTAATAATTAACCATGCACGCATAGAGAAAGCTGAATAAGGTAAATGCTGAGCTTATTTCATCGAGATGTATATGATCATCTTATTCTGTGTTCATGACTAAAATCAGGGTCAGCTAGACATGCTGATTAGTTTTTTTTAATCCATCTGCAATGCCTGAGAATTTATTTAGGTAATACATAAGCTGCATATTTTGAACTGATACAGTGTGCAGCCTACACAAGTTGCATGCATTTCTTTTCAGTAAAAAGCAACATTTTGATGATATGTAGCATGCTCAACTCAAATGCACGCTGATAAATGCTACATATATTCATGTCATAGCAGAGACTATATCTCCACTCGTATTCAATTCGTTCTATATTTCGCCTTCAGTAACCATAGACTAACTATCGTTGCTTATCTGAAGATCTTGAATTGGTGGGGTCCAGTAGCTCTTATGAAAACGAGGATCAGGCCGAGGAACTGGATGCCGAGGAGCTGCTCAAACTAGGCTTGAAAGTTGCCATGGGTATGGATCCCGCGACCCTAAAATCCGAGGTGGAAAAGTACTgtgaggagcccccgagcccagaGAGGGAGGTGATGAGGCAGCTGACGAGTTCGCCCTTTGACTTTCGCCTCACCGGGGAGGAGGCCGATGCAGATTTGATGGAGGTTCACCGTCTGGTCAAGAAACGTAGTCAGGAGAAATGAAACAAGGATCATGACCAACGTCGTCCTAGGTGAGCTTATCTATGTTCCTGTGTTGAGCACCACGCTGCACTACCTTCAAACAGCATTTTGAAAAACGACTCCTGTCTAATGCAAAAGCTTCCCCTTGTTTGTGCAGGTCAGGAATGAATGTGCTGAAACGTTTGCTCTGATAATGGTGG
The nucleotide sequence above comes from Miscanthus floridulus cultivar M001 chromosome 18, ASM1932011v1, whole genome shotgun sequence. Encoded proteins:
- the LOC136523954 gene encoding uncharacterized protein, giving the protein MGSAKSIMSMSKQFVIKRKGGCGTSKYRNASKKSKKNATGTSTSSKPPTELAVEPSRSKTDVGDLAVGDPGPRPSRCPHPQRRGRGRGGVWRRRCGLRHCGRAATAGHSRTVLTVAPLAHPDPNYPDKYPYILAAGPDCLLLNFAVEPFYGVNSAVDPHESYLIVARQFRTAGVQQQGHAATFSGERIPGRGADRMPVIYNIESIGLVSFYHGDYMVAELQVDKGSEGSAKLFCFRTGGDRWIQKDLIYPSHFADEDREWIPAGVVAQKTTLSWFDLSWGLLSCDPFVADPVLLFHKLPEDRAVPNKARPDVHTHRCVTVSRRVLRYVEIIPEDSGGCHNKEAATVSMWTRIATPAGWDWEKKYAKSFEDMWNDDTYKETRLPRKVPGLCAVCPSNPDLVYFSLEQEQRLFGVDVPAGKVVQVADRAYELMNMPWPVTASCRYVQAWNLPPWVAIDLELVGSSSSYENEDQAEELDAEELLKLGLKVAMGMDPATLKSEVEKYCEEPPSPEREVMRQLTSSPFDFRLTGEEADADLMEVHRLVKKRSQEK